A window of Aeromicrobium sp. A1-2 contains these coding sequences:
- a CDS encoding aspartate ammonia-lyase — protein MTEYRIEHDTMGEVRVPADALWRAQTQRAVENFPISGTPIEPAQIRALAQIKAACAKANAELGILDQDIADAIVAAAEEIASGAHDAQFPIDVFQTGSGTSSNMNTNEVLATLATRSLGKEVHPNDHVNASQSSNDVFPTSIHLAATASASNELIPALDHLATSLETKAAEFATVVKSGRTHLMDATPVTLGQEFGGYAHQIRRGIERVEASLPRTAEVPLGGTAVGTGINTPIGFPQRVIEILAENTGLPITEAVDHFEAQSARDGLVEMSGQLRTIAVSLTKICNDLRWMGSGPRTGLGEIALPDLQPGSSIMPGKVNPVLPEATLMVAAQVIGNDATIATAGASGSFELNVMLPVIGRNLLESMRLLGNASRVLADRCIDGITADEERCLFLAESSPSVVTPLNRFIGYESAAKVAKQAVKDKKTIRQVVIEMGFVERGDISEADLDKALDVMSMTHP, from the coding sequence ATGACCGAATATCGCATCGAGCACGACACCATGGGCGAGGTACGCGTCCCCGCTGACGCCCTCTGGCGAGCCCAGACCCAGCGAGCCGTCGAGAACTTCCCGATCTCCGGCACACCGATCGAGCCGGCCCAGATCCGCGCGCTCGCGCAGATCAAGGCCGCCTGCGCCAAGGCCAACGCCGAGCTCGGCATCCTCGACCAAGACATCGCCGACGCGATCGTGGCCGCCGCCGAGGAGATCGCCTCCGGTGCACACGATGCGCAGTTCCCGATCGACGTCTTCCAGACAGGATCGGGCACCTCGAGCAACATGAACACCAACGAGGTCCTCGCGACGCTGGCCACCCGGTCGCTCGGCAAGGAAGTGCACCCCAACGACCACGTCAACGCGAGCCAGTCGTCCAACGACGTGTTCCCAACATCGATCCACCTCGCGGCAACCGCATCGGCGAGCAACGAGCTGATCCCCGCACTGGACCACCTCGCGACCTCGCTCGAGACCAAGGCCGCCGAATTCGCCACGGTCGTCAAGTCCGGACGTACCCACCTGATGGACGCCACCCCGGTGACTCTGGGCCAGGAGTTCGGCGGCTACGCCCACCAGATCCGCCGTGGCATCGAGCGGGTCGAGGCGTCGCTGCCCCGCACCGCCGAGGTCCCGCTCGGCGGCACCGCGGTCGGCACCGGCATCAACACGCCGATCGGCTTCCCGCAGCGCGTCATCGAGATCCTCGCCGAGAACACCGGCCTGCCGATCACCGAGGCCGTCGACCACTTCGAGGCGCAGAGCGCCCGCGACGGACTCGTCGAGATGTCGGGCCAGCTGCGCACCATCGCGGTCAGCCTGACCAAGATCTGCAACGACCTGCGCTGGATGGGCTCGGGACCTCGTACGGGCCTCGGCGAGATCGCCCTGCCCGACCTGCAGCCCGGCTCGAGCATCATGCCCGGCAAAGTCAACCCGGTCCTGCCCGAGGCGACGCTGATGGTCGCGGCCCAGGTCATCGGCAACGACGCGACGATCGCGACGGCCGGCGCCTCCGGATCGTTCGAGCTCAACGTCATGCTGCCGGTCATCGGTCGCAACCTGCTGGAGTCGATGCGCCTGCTCGGCAACGCCTCACGGGTGCTGGCTGACCGCTGCATCGACGGCATCACTGCCGACGAGGAGCGCTGCCTGTTCCTCGCCGAGTCGTCGCCGTCGGTCGTGACGCCGCTCAACCGGTTCATCGGCTACGAGAGCGCAGCCAAGGTCGCCAAGCAGGCGGTCAAGGACAAGAAGACCATCCGTCAGGTCGTCATCGAGATGGGCTTCGTCGAGCGTGGTGACATCAGCGAGGCCGATCTCGACAAGGCCCTCGACGTCATGTCGATGACCCACCCCTAA
- a CDS encoding ABC transporter permease: MATGSSGLPRWIFAPAAVGALFIVLPLGAMASRVDWGAFPTLITSDSSQAALGLSLRTSAASTVLCILLGVPMALVLARTTFRGQSIVRSLVLLPLVLPPVVGGIALLYTFGRRGLLGETLDVLGLQIAFSTTAVVIAQTFVALPFMVVSLEGALRATGQRYDVVAATLGARPTTVLRRVTLPMVLPGLAAGTVLSFARALGEFGATLTFAGSLEGVTRTLPLEIYLQRETDPDAAVALSLVLVAVAILVIGLVRGSRSATP; the protein is encoded by the coding sequence ATGGCGACCGGCTCCTCCGGGCTCCCCCGCTGGATCTTCGCTCCCGCCGCAGTGGGCGCCCTGTTCATCGTGCTTCCGCTGGGGGCGATGGCCTCGCGCGTGGACTGGGGTGCGTTCCCGACGCTGATCACGTCCGACTCGTCGCAGGCCGCGCTGGGGCTCAGCCTGCGCACCTCCGCAGCGAGCACGGTCCTTTGCATCCTGCTGGGCGTCCCGATGGCACTCGTGCTGGCCAGGACAACCTTCCGCGGGCAGTCGATCGTGCGGTCACTCGTGCTGCTGCCGCTGGTGCTGCCACCGGTCGTCGGCGGGATCGCACTGCTCTACACCTTTGGCCGGCGCGGCTTGCTCGGCGAGACCCTCGACGTCCTGGGTCTGCAGATTGCGTTCTCCACGACTGCCGTGGTCATCGCGCAGACCTTCGTCGCCCTGCCGTTCATGGTCGTGAGCCTGGAGGGCGCGCTCCGCGCCACCGGGCAGCGGTACGACGTTGTCGCGGCGACACTCGGCGCTCGCCCCACCACTGTCCTGCGTCGGGTCACGCTGCCGATGGTGCTGCCCGGGCTCGCCGCCGGCACCGTGCTGTCGTTCGCTCGGGCGCTGGGCGAGTTCGGAGCGACGCTCACCTTTGCGGGCAGCCTCGAGGGTGTGACCCGCACCCTCCCGCTGGAGATCTACCTGCAGCGCGAGACCGACCCCGACGCTGCGGTCGCGCTCTCGCTCGTCCTGGTCGCCGTCGCGATCCTGGTCATCGGGCTGGTCCGGGGCTCACGGAGCGCGACGCCGTGA
- a CDS encoding molybdopterin-binding protein — translation MVHIRISDAARFLGVSDDTVRRSISSGALASVTDASGRMAIEGRALAEFAKAQAGSAADAGSTSSARNRFVGLVTAVKTDAVMAQVEMQCGPFRVVSLMSSEAVDELGLEPGSVAVAVIKSTNVIIESLSGSA, via the coding sequence ATGGTGCACATACGTATCTCCGACGCCGCTCGGTTCCTGGGCGTCAGCGACGACACCGTGCGCCGATCGATCAGCAGCGGGGCCCTCGCCTCGGTGACCGACGCGTCCGGCCGGATGGCGATCGAGGGCCGTGCGCTGGCCGAGTTCGCCAAGGCCCAAGCCGGCTCGGCCGCCGACGCAGGGTCCACCAGCTCGGCCCGCAATCGGTTTGTTGGTCTGGTGACAGCGGTCAAGACCGACGCCGTCATGGCGCAGGTCGAGATGCAGTGCGGCCCGTTCCGCGTCGTCTCGCTGATGAGCAGCGAGGCCGTCGACGAGCTCGGTCTGGAGCCCGGATCCGTCGCGGTCGCGGTGATCAAGTCGACCAACGTCATCATCGAGTCGCTCTCCGGCTCGGCATGA
- the modA gene encoding molybdate ABC transporter substrate-binding protein has translation MRHLLLGLALLVPLSACSDGALDDRAGDSPQVTITVYAAASLKDTFTEIGRQFEAEHDGVTVAFSFAGSSDLLAQIQQGAPADVFASADADTMDTAHAAGVLDGAAQDFASNTLEIATPPDNPADVATLRDLADRRVRTVVCAPQVPCGAAAVGVQKAARIAIPAVSEEQSVTDVLGKVISGEADAGLVYVTDVKAAGDRVAGIEIPESAGVVNTYPIAPVRRSAHAEDAQVFADFVVGRQGRAVLAAAGFGPP, from the coding sequence ATGAGGCATCTTCTGCTCGGGTTGGCGCTGCTCGTGCCGCTGAGCGCCTGCTCCGACGGTGCGCTCGACGACCGAGCGGGCGACTCGCCGCAGGTCACGATCACGGTGTACGCCGCAGCGTCGCTCAAGGACACGTTCACCGAGATCGGGCGGCAGTTCGAGGCCGAGCACGACGGCGTCACCGTGGCGTTCAGCTTCGCCGGCTCGTCCGACCTCCTCGCGCAGATCCAGCAGGGTGCGCCCGCGGACGTGTTCGCGTCCGCCGACGCCGACACGATGGACACGGCACATGCCGCGGGCGTCCTCGACGGCGCCGCGCAGGACTTCGCCTCCAACACCCTCGAGATCGCCACTCCGCCGGACAATCCGGCCGACGTCGCCACCCTCCGGGATCTCGCCGACAGGCGAGTACGGACCGTGGTCTGCGCCCCACAGGTGCCGTGCGGCGCTGCTGCGGTCGGCGTCCAGAAGGCCGCCCGCATCGCGATCCCCGCGGTCAGCGAGGAGCAGTCGGTGACCGATGTGCTGGGCAAGGTCATCTCCGGCGAGGCCGACGCCGGCCTGGTCTACGTCACGGACGTCAAGGCCGCCGGCGACCGGGTCGCCGGGATCGAGATTCCCGAGTCCGCCGGGGTCGTCAACACGTACCCCATCGCTCCCGTCCGGCGCAGCGCGCACGCGGAGGACGCCCAGGTCTTCGCCGACTTCGTGGTCGGACGGCAGGGGCGCGCCGTGCTGGCCGCCGCCGGATTCGGCCCACCCTGA
- a CDS encoding DUF2079 domain-containing protein, which translates to MTRVGRQRSIAALLAVAAGVAYGLLALLRYRRFTISSWDHAIFEQAVKGYARPGAPIVDVKGPGYNILGDHFSPIDALIAPFYRLFPAAQTIALAQVVLIAISVAVIAVLAMRHLGTLTGSAIGIAYAVSFGLQSAVEAEFHEVAFGAPLLALAGAAYVDRRFGAVVAWSLPLLLVKEDLGLTVAVIGGVLWLAGERRRGLALLSTGLIATAVIVLVAIPAFASSDAYAYASTLGGDRGLLTTLLDEPGRKAATVALTVGITGLAALLSPWVLLVLPTFAWRFAGDNAYYWGTEWHYSLVLMPIVFVAMIDTMRRWPTLRWATVVAVVVTAFTLVNSPLATLLDDQTYAEAPRAASARAVIAAVPDGASVETDIAMMSHLVTDHTVYWYGSVGDATPEYVLFDVGAGIGSPDDIVGYAEQAHGGTYELVYDNDGYLLARRQR; encoded by the coding sequence ATGACCAGGGTCGGCCGGCAGCGGTCGATCGCAGCGCTGCTGGCGGTCGCTGCGGGCGTCGCGTACGGGCTCCTCGCACTGCTGCGCTATCGCCGGTTCACGATCTCGTCGTGGGACCACGCGATCTTCGAGCAGGCGGTCAAGGGTTATGCGCGGCCCGGCGCGCCGATCGTCGACGTCAAGGGCCCGGGCTACAACATCCTCGGCGACCACTTCTCACCCATCGACGCGCTGATCGCACCGTTCTACCGGCTGTTCCCGGCCGCTCAGACGATTGCGCTGGCGCAGGTCGTGCTGATCGCGATCTCGGTCGCGGTCATCGCGGTGCTGGCGATGCGCCACCTCGGCACGTTGACCGGCTCCGCGATCGGGATCGCGTACGCGGTGTCCTTCGGCCTGCAGTCCGCGGTCGAGGCGGAGTTCCACGAGGTCGCCTTCGGTGCCCCGCTGCTGGCGCTGGCCGGAGCGGCGTACGTCGACCGGCGGTTCGGCGCCGTTGTCGCTTGGTCGCTCCCGTTGCTGTTGGTCAAGGAGGACTTGGGACTGACCGTCGCGGTGATCGGCGGAGTCCTGTGGCTGGCGGGGGAGCGACGACGGGGGCTGGCGCTGCTGTCGACCGGCCTGATCGCGACCGCCGTGATCGTGCTGGTCGCCATCCCGGCGTTCGCGTCCAGCGACGCCTACGCCTACGCCTCGACGTTGGGCGGTGACCGGGGGCTGTTGACGACGCTGCTCGACGAACCGGGACGCAAGGCCGCGACCGTCGCGTTGACCGTCGGGATCACGGGGTTGGCTGCCCTGCTGTCTCCGTGGGTGCTGCTGGTGCTCCCGACCTTCGCGTGGCGGTTCGCGGGCGACAACGCCTACTACTGGGGCACCGAGTGGCACTACTCGCTGGTGCTCATGCCGATCGTGTTCGTCGCGATGATCGACACGATGCGGCGGTGGCCCACGTTGCGGTGGGCGACGGTCGTCGCTGTCGTGGTCACGGCGTTCACGCTGGTCAACTCACCCCTCGCGACGCTGCTAGACGATCAGACGTACGCCGAGGCGCCGCGTGCCGCATCGGCGCGCGCGGTCATCGCTGCGGTGCCCGACGGCGCGAGCGTCGAGACCGACATCGCGATGATGAGTCACCTCGTCACCGATCACACGGTCTACTGGTACGGGTCGGTCGGTGACGCGACACCCGAGTACGTGCTGTTCGACGTCGGCGCCGGGATCGGCTCACCCGACGACATCGTCGGCTACGCCGAGCAGGCGCACGGAGGAACGTACGAGCTGGTCTACGACAACGACGGCTACCTTCTCGCCCGCCGCCAACGCTGA
- a CDS encoding alpha/beta fold hydrolase has protein sequence MNRSGEQFASLPSGIDICFETFGNPENPAILLVMGLGGPMGWWSEDFCERLARRDYLVIRYDNRDTGRSTKLRQHKVGKVDVVRAFAGLAKAPYGIKDLAEDAFGLLDHLGVERVHLAGVSMGGMIVQTMAITQPQRTSSMTSIMSTTGNRRVGWQHPRVIPAMLASAGRTRDSYVDRSLRTSAVIGSPAFPSDEELSRTRAYETYDRGWIASGVARHMLAVLTQSDRTKDLTTLDLPVTVIHGLSDPLVHRSGGRAVANAVPGAEHIEIAGMAHDLPTQLYDTYIEAIVRTAERSISH, from the coding sequence ATGAATCGTTCTGGCGAGCAGTTCGCGTCGTTGCCGTCCGGGATCGACATCTGCTTCGAGACCTTCGGTAATCCCGAGAACCCGGCGATCCTGCTGGTCATGGGTCTCGGCGGGCCGATGGGCTGGTGGTCCGAGGACTTCTGCGAACGGCTCGCCCGCCGCGACTACCTCGTGATCCGCTATGACAACCGCGACACCGGGCGCTCCACCAAGCTGCGCCAGCACAAGGTCGGCAAAGTCGATGTCGTGCGCGCCTTCGCGGGCCTGGCCAAGGCTCCCTACGGCATCAAAGACCTGGCCGAGGATGCGTTCGGCCTGCTCGACCACCTCGGTGTCGAGCGGGTGCACCTGGCCGGCGTGTCGATGGGCGGCATGATCGTCCAGACCATGGCGATCACTCAGCCCCAGCGCACGTCGTCGATGACCTCGATCATGTCGACGACGGGCAACCGCCGGGTCGGCTGGCAGCATCCACGCGTCATCCCCGCAATGCTCGCCTCGGCTGGCCGCACCCGCGACTCGTACGTCGACCGGTCACTGCGCACCTCGGCGGTCATCGGGTCGCCTGCCTTCCCCAGCGATGAGGAGCTGTCCCGCACCCGGGCCTACGAGACGTACGACCGGGGCTGGATCGCCAGCGGCGTCGCGCGGCACATGTTGGCGGTGCTGACGCAGTCCGACCGCACCAAGGACCTCACGACGCTGGACCTGCCGGTCACGGTGATCCACGGGCTCAGCGATCCGCTCGTGCACCGCTCCGGTGGCCGGGCCGTCGCCAATGCCGTGCCTGGTGCCGAGCACATCGAGATCGCGGGCATGGCCCATGACCTGCCCACACAGCTCTACGACACGTACATCGAGGCGATCGTGCGCACCGCCGAGCGTTCCATCTCGCACTGA
- a CDS encoding sulfate/molybdate ABC transporter ATP-binding protein, whose amino-acid sequence MSLRIEATITARDLDVSLEVGEGEIVAILGPNGAGKSSLLSMIAGILRPDTGRASLGADVLFDLARGTWQPAHARGTALLAQDPLLFPRLSVVDNVAFGPRSAGRSRSEARAAAMTWLAAVDAVELAAARPSRLSGGQAQRVAIARALAAEPRLLLLDEPMAALDITVVPAMRQVLRRVLAGRTAIIVTHDVLDALLLADRVVVMERGRIAEEGPTRIILTRPRSTFGADIAGLNLVRGTSAGGAVRTPAGATVAGLSEQSVPEGMAAVAVFSPSSVGVYVEPPAGSPRNVFASTIRELEPRGAQVRVRTDDLSADVTLPVVAELDLAPGRQVFLVVKASEVSIYPA is encoded by the coding sequence GTGAGCCTGCGCATCGAAGCGACGATCACCGCCCGCGACCTCGACGTCTCCCTCGAGGTCGGCGAGGGTGAGATCGTCGCGATCCTCGGGCCCAACGGCGCCGGCAAGTCCTCACTGCTATCGATGATCGCGGGGATCCTGCGGCCCGACACTGGCCGGGCGTCTCTCGGTGCCGACGTCCTGTTCGACCTCGCGCGGGGCACGTGGCAACCCGCGCACGCCCGCGGCACTGCACTGCTGGCGCAGGATCCGCTGCTGTTCCCTCGCCTCAGCGTCGTTGACAACGTCGCCTTCGGCCCGCGTAGCGCCGGCCGTTCCCGCTCGGAAGCCCGCGCAGCGGCCATGACCTGGCTCGCCGCGGTCGATGCGGTCGAGCTCGCTGCCGCCCGACCATCCCGGCTCTCCGGCGGGCAGGCACAGCGCGTGGCGATCGCCCGGGCGCTCGCCGCCGAGCCCAGGCTGCTGCTCCTCGACGAGCCGATGGCCGCACTCGACATCACGGTGGTGCCGGCCATGCGACAGGTGTTGCGTCGCGTGCTCGCCGGCCGAACCGCGATCATCGTGACGCACGATGTGCTCGACGCCCTCCTGCTCGCCGACCGCGTCGTCGTGATGGAGCGCGGAAGGATCGCCGAGGAAGGTCCGACGCGGATCATACTGACCAGGCCGCGCAGCACGTTCGGCGCCGACATCGCCGGCCTCAACCTGGTGCGCGGGACCTCGGCAGGTGGGGCCGTGCGTACGCCAGCCGGGGCTACCGTCGCCGGGCTGTCCGAGCAGTCGGTGCCCGAGGGCATGGCTGCCGTCGCGGTGTTCAGTCCGAGCTCGGTCGGTGTCTACGTCGAACCGCCGGCCGGCAGCCCCCGCAACGTGTTCGCGTCGACGATCCGCGAGCTCGAGCCGCGAGGCGCGCAGGTTCGCGTCCGTACCGACGACCTCAGCGCCGACGTCACCCTCCCGGTGGTCGCCGAGCTCGACCTGGCGCCGGGACGTCAGGTCTTCCTCGTCGTCAAGGCCAGCGAGGTCTCGATCTATCCCGCCTGA